In the genome of Methanococcoides burtonii DSM 6242, the window TTTGTTCGCCGTCACGAAGGGTAGTATCAAAAATGCTTATCTTTCGGTTTCGGATGGGTTCATCGACGTAAAAATCGATCCCTCAGTTGTGTATTTGTATCCATAATAATCGTTTAATACTACATGATTAATGGTATAAATAGAAAACGATTTGAAGTAGTTTATTACATCGAATGGTCTGTATTTTTTAATATAGTAGTATTAGTAGAGTATTCATATATTTTTAATTACTGATCTTTGTGAGCTTACGCCGAAGAGTTTCATATCTTCCGAAGTAGAAGGCACCAATTAAGAAAAAGGTTGTTCCTATTATAGCAAATTTGTTTGAGATATCAAGGGCATATGTTCCTGCAACTATGATACTTCCCAATCCTGCGAAAAACAATCCTATTCCTTGCATACGTTGTATTTTGTCGTTTTGCATTTTATCACGGCAATTTCATCATTTGTACTATTAATGTATCTAACTTCTTTTAGATTTGTTTAATTCAATCTATGGTTTTTCTTGCAATACGTGGATCATTTTACCATGTTGCTATAAATATATATTTTGTGTAATGTACAATATACAGGTTACATATAAACCCATGTTATCCATTGACACACAATCTATAAATATGAGAGCGTAGTGTTAGGGGTGCTCTCATTGAGCTGATTGGTGCCGTTTTCGGTACGATCAGGATGAGGGTTCAAAAAACGTTTATGCTCTTTCATGACTGGACTCACATTTGTCAAAAATGTGGTTGTGCTTTCCTATTCGGAAGGTATATATAGCATGGAGGAGTTTAAGGAAATCCACTCAATGGGTGGACTTTCAATCACCTTCAATTTAATATTATTTAGTGGAGACCGGAGCTTTTTCGGTCTGACGTTGAATTTGGCAGTTCGATTAATTCTGACTGATAGTGTAAATCTATCTATCGAGAACTAATCGAAATTGTGCATGAATAAGTAACTCTCTAATTCACTTTAGAGTGTTCTTTTCCGACAATTTTTAAGTTTAACTTCCAATTAGTGTGCTTTAACAACAAACTCTGGTTGATCCTGCCAGAGGTTACTGCTATCGGTGTTCGACTAAGCCATGCGAGTCATATGTTCTTCGTGAACATGGCGGACTGCTCAGTAACACGTGGATAACCTGCCCTTAGGTTTGGCATAACTCCGGGAAACTGGAGATAATTCCGAATAGGTCAAATATGCTGGAATGCTTTTTGATCAAAAGACTTCGGTTGCCTAAGGATGGATCTGCGGTCTATCAGGTTGTAGTGGGTGTAACGTACCTACTAGCCTACGACGGATATGGGTTGTGAGAGCAAGAGCCCAGAGATGGATTCTGAGACATGAATCCAGGCCCTACGGGGCGCAGCAGGCGCGAAATCTTTACAATGCGGGAAACCGCGATAAGGGGACACCGAGTGCCAGCATTTATGTTGGCTGTCCACATGTGTAAACGGCATGTGTTAGCAAGGGCCGGGCAAGACCGGTGCCAGCCGCCGCGGTAACACCGGCGGCCCGAGTGGTAATCACTTTTATTGGGTCTAAAGGGTCCGTAGCCGGTTTGATCAGTTCTTCGGGAAATCTGACAGCTCAACTGTTAGGCTTCCGGGGAATACTGTCAGACTTGGGACCGGGAGAGGTAAGAGGTACTACAGGGGTAGGAGTGAAATCTTGTAATCCCTGTGGGACCACCAGTGGCGAAGGCGTCTTACCAGAACGGGTCCGACGGTGAGGGACGAAAGCTGGGGGCACGAACCGGATTAGATACCCGGGTAGTCCCAGCCGTAAACGATGTTCGCTAGGTGTCAGGGGCGGTGCGACCGCTTCTGGTGCCGTAGGGAAGCCGTGAAGCGAACCACCTGGGAAGTACGGCCGCAAGGCTGAAACTTAAAGGAATTGGCGGGGGAGCACTACAACGGGTGGAGCCTGCGGTTTAATTGGACTCAACGCCGGAAAACTCACCGGGGGCGACAGCAAAATGTAGGTCAAGCTAAAGACTTTACCTGAATCGCTGAGAGGAGGTGCATGGCCGTCGTCAGTTCGTACTGTGAAGCATCCTGTTAAGTCAGGCAACGAGCGAGACCCGTGCCCACTGTTGCCAGCATGTCCTTCGGGATGATGGGTACTCTGTGGGGACCGCTGGTGCTAAACCAGAGGAAGGTGCGGGCTACGGTAGGTCAGTATGCCCCGAATCTCCCGGGCTACACGCGGGCTACAATGGTTGGGACAATGGGTTCCTACACCGAAAGGTGATGGCAATCTCCTAAACCCAACCGTAGTTCGAATTGAGGACTGTAACTCGTCCTCATGAAGCTGGAATCCGTAGTAATCGCGTTTCAACATAGCGCGGTGAATACGTCCCTGCTCCTTGCACACACCGCCCGTCAAACCACCCGAGTGAGGTATGGGTGAGGGCACGGACTTAGTGCCGTGTTCGAACCTAAATTTCGCAAGGGGGGTTAAGTCGTAACAAGGTAGCCGTAGGGGAATCTGCGGCTGGATCACCTCCTAAGCAAGATCCGCACAAAGCGGATCACCGCTATCAGTCAGAAATCGATAAACTGCCAAATTCAACAAACCACTTTCAATGAACTGAGATTCGCTGGAAAGTTCTCAGGGGCTTGTAGATCAGTTGGAAGATCGCCGCCTTTGCAAGGCGGAGGCCTAGGGTTCGAATCCCTACAAGTCCATTGGATCAATTAAGATTCACAATCATCAAGTGCACCGAGCAAGTAATGTTGCTTGGGAAGGATGGATGTGCCTGATACCCCATATCAGGTACTATGAGATCATGTATACATATTACATATCAGACGCTCACTGGACAAAGTGAGATGGACTCTGGTAATTATGCCGTCAGGTGGATGGCTCGGCTCAAGCGCTGATGAAGGACGTGCCAAGCTGCGATAAGCTCAGGGTAGGTGCATGGAACCTATGAACCTGAGATTTCCTAATGAGACCTCTTAGCACATTTGTGCTGATCAGTAATGATCGGGAACGCCCCGAATTGAAACATCTTAGTAGGGGCAGGAAGAGAAATCGAAGAGATGCCGTTAGTAATGGCGAATGAACACGGCACAGTTCAAACTGAATCCCTCCAGTAATGTGAGGGAGATGTGGTGTTATAGGAACTTTCTAAGATTCCTATCTTTTCTTAGCTGAACTTTTCTGGAACGTTAGACCATAGAGTGTGATAGTCACGTAAGCAATGAAAAGAGGAATTGGAAATGTTCCTGAGTATCGTGTGTTGGAAATCACGCGAGAATTTGGGAGGCACCAACTTCCAAAACTAAATACGTCTTGAGACCGATAGCGAAATAGTAGGGTGACCGAAAACTGAAAAGTACCCCCAAAAGGGAGGTTAAAAGTGCCTGAAACCTGATGGTGATGGAGCGATATGGCATGAAAGGATCTTTAGTTCGAAGGAATCAACCGCGAGGTTGTAGTACGAGTTCTAATGCCGATGTCATATCATACGTTTTGAAGAACGGGCCAGGGAGTGTAACTAAGTGGCGATGGCTAACCTTTTATCTGGGAAGCCGAAGCGAAAGCAACATGCGTGCAACCTTTACGGGTGAGACGCGGCGTATACAAGTGCGTGGAGTCACTAAGTTACGACCCGAAGCCGGGTGATCTAGGCGTGGGCAGGTTGAAGCGTGGCGAAAGCTACGTGGAGGACCGCAAGCGGTATTGATCTGCAAATCATTCGTGTGACCTGCGTCTCGGAGTGAAAGGCTAATCTAACCCGGCATCAGCTGGTTCCTTCCGAAACATGTCGTAGCATGACCTAACTGGAGATAGTCGGTGGAGTAGAGCACTGATTGATGGCCCTGGGGAAGAAATTCCTCATCCGTCTGTCAAACTCCGAACCCACCGTCGTCGTAGAAGGTTGGAGTCCGGACTACTGGGGTAAGCCTGTAGTCCGTAAGGGAGACAACCCAGCCCGTGGTTAAGGTCCCTAAGTGTCGACTAAGTGTTAATACTAAAGGGCGTCCCAAGCCCTAGACAGCTGGAAGGTTAGCTTAGAAGCAGCTATCCTTTAAAGAGTGCGTAACAGCCCACCAGTCGAGGTTTGGGGCCCCGAAAATGGACGGGGCTCAAGTCGACCACCGATACCACGGAGTACCGTAAGGTAATCTCGTAGGAAGGCGTTGCGTTTGGGTAGAAGCAGGGCTGTGAAGTCCTGTGGACCGAGCGGAAACGAAAATCCTGGTAATAGTAGCAGCATAGTTAGGTGAGAATCCTAACCGCCGAAGGGGCTAGGTTTCCTCGGCAATGATCGTCAGCCGAGGGTTAGTCGGTCCTAAGTTGTACCGTAATTCGAGTACATCAAAAGGGAAACAGGTTAATATTCCTGTACTATTCAACAATAAAACTGACGTTTTGGGGCAGGCTGAGCGGCGCTGTCGCGCCGTTTAAGCATCTAAATCTGTGGAGAGCCGTAATGGCGAGAAGCAGACGAATATGTTATGACGAAAGTCGGCTGCACCCCGGAACCCGTGAAAAGGGAGTTGAATATCCGTACCGAGATCTGACACAGGTGCCCCTAGCTGAAAAGGCTAAGGCGTGTCGGAATAATTTGGCTAAGGGAATTCGGCAAATTGGCTCCGTAACTTCGGGAGAAGGAGTGCCTGCCGTGAAGACGGCAGGTCGCAGTGACCAGGGAACTCTAACTGTCTAATATCAACATAGGAGATCGCAAACCCGTAAGGGCTAGTACGATCTCTGAATCCTGCTCAGTGCAGGTACCTGAAACTTCGGTTCAACGGAATGAAGGGCCTGTAAACAGCGGGGGTAACTATGACCCTCTTAAGGTAGCGTAGTACCTTGTCGCTTAATTGGCGACTTGCATGAATGGATCAATGAGAGTTCTACTGTCCCTAGCCAGAGTCCGGTGAAGCTTACATTCTAGTGCAGAGTCTAGAGACCTCTAGGGGGAAGTGAAGACCCCGTGGAGCTTTACTGCAGCCTGTCGCTGGGTTGTGATTTTGGATGTACAGTGTAGGTAGGAGACGTCGAAGCCGGTGCGCCAGCATCGGTGGAGTCGCAATTGGGACACTACCCTTCCAAAGTTACGACCCTCACTCCGTGAGGAGGACCCCGATAGGTGGGCAGTTTGCCTGGGGCGGGACGCCCTTGAAAAGATATCAAGGGCGCGCAATGGTTAACTCAAGTGGGTCGGAAACCTACTGAAGAGTGCAAGAGCATAAGTTAGCCTGACGTGATTCAGCACAGTAGTGGATTACGAGACGAAAGTCGGTTCTAGCGAACCTTTATGTCCCGCTTGGTGCGGGCTAAAGATGACAGAAAAGTTACCCCGGGGATAATTGAGTCGTTGCCGGCAAGAGCACATATCGACCCGGCAGCTTGCTACCTCGATGTCGGTTCTTTCCATCCTGGCTGTGCAGCAGCAGCCAAGGGTGAGGTTGTTCGCCTATTAAAGGAGATCGTGAGCTGGGTTTAGACCGTCGTGAGACAGGTCGGTTACTATCTACTAGAGGTGTATGTGGTCTGAGGGTAAGTTGCTTTTAGTACGAGAGGAACAGAGCAACGGCGCCACTGGTCGATCGGTTGTCTGACAAGGCACTGCCGAGCAGCTACGCGCTAAGGAATAAGAGCTGAATGCATCTAAGCTCGAAATCTAACCTAAAAAGAGACCACTTTAAGGGTTCCGGTAAAAGACCGGATCGATAGGAATGGGATGTAAGCACCAAGGCAACGAGGTGTTCAGTCCGCATTTACTAATATCCGTGCCTCATCCTTCTCGCTTTGTCCGGGCGAAATCTGATATGTAATATGATCATACATGATTCCATTCCATTAATTTGAATGAGTATGGCGGCCATAGTGGTAGGGCAACTCCTGTTCCCATCCGAACACAGAAGATAAGTCTACCTACGTTGTTTACTGTACTGAAGTACGAGAGTCTTCGGGAAATCTGCATCGCTGCTATGCTCACTCTATTCAACTTTTTTCTTGACTGATCTTTAACTCAATAGTTGTAACTCTGTCTGACAACATTTACAATGGTAATTGATCTCATTCTAACAGACATCGTGTCTATCATAATCACTTCGCAGTACCTATATTTGTCACAAGGTAAAAGTTTATATGCATGTTTTACCTACTAGGAAATACATCCCAATTGCCAAGGTGGCGGAGCGGCTACGCAATCGCCTGCAGAGCGATACCATTCCGGTTCGAATCCGGACCTTGGCTTTATTCATTAAAATAAGAGGGTCTGACTTAAAATCCTGACCTCTTGAGCAAAGCTCAAAGGTCGCGCGCTCCAGAAGCGCTAATCTGGATTTGGACCTTGGCTTTATTCATTAACATAAGAGTATGGCGGGCATAGTGGCAGGGCAACTCCTGTTCCCATCCGAACACAGAAGATAAGTCTGCCCACGTTGTTTACTGTACTGAAGTACGAGAGTCTTCGGGAAATCTGCATCGCTGCTATGCTCACTCTTATTAAGTTGCTTTTCTTATCGGATTTAAACTCAATAGCTGTAGCTTTTTTGATAAATGGGATATTTTGTATAATTTTTTGTTCAATTAATGTTATATCACATTGAAGTTAACCTTTATCTGAATTCTTTTGGGGTGTAGGAATGAGTAAAAATACTCTTATCTTTGTGTATAATGCAGACAGTGGTCTCATAAATGAAATGAAAGACTATGTTCACAAGATCGTATCTCCATCTACTTATGAATGCAATCTTTGTGCCATAACTTATGGTAACACAGGAATTAAAAATGAATAGAGCTCGTTTGTATCAAATCTTGGAATTCCTGTAAAGTTCTTGCATAAGGATGAATTCCATGAAAAGTACAGTGAAAAAGGATTTTCATTTCCCTGTGCTTATCTCGAAGATCACAACAAACTCGACCATTTCATTTCATCTGATGAAATTAATAATTGTAGGACTCTTGATGAACTGATGTCACTTGTGACCAAAAAAGTGAACCTAATATTGGGGAGTTGATGCAATTAGTTCTATTATGGAACAATTGCGGCCATATTTGGCTCTGACTAGATTTGGAAACTCGCTGTTTGGTACATTTAGTGTTTCCATAGCAGGTGTGCTGTCAGTTGAACTTATAGGAAATGAAATTGATTATTTAATAGCAGGCACAGTTTCTATCTTTCTATTTATGGGCTCATTTTCCATAAATGATTATTTTGACCACAAAATAGATATTGTTAATAACAGGAAAGACAGGCCAATAGTGATTGGTACTATTTCGAGAAGCAAGGCCCTTAATATTGCTACAGTTTGCTTTTTCCTTGCATTTTTCACGTCATTGTTCTTAGGTGTGTTCCCATCTATATTCATAGGTTTCAACATACTATTGGCAATTGTTTACAGCAGTCACTTGAAGAAAGTTCTCCTGTTAAAAAATATAACCATTGCCTATTGTTTTATGGCAACAATATTGTTCGGCACTATCATTGTTGATAACAGAATAGATCAACTGGTAGGTTTTTACATGATAATGGCATTTCTGGTAGGGTTCGCTTTTGAGATCATGGCAGATATCTCAGATATGATCGGAGACATGCAACATAATATTAAAACAATAGCATCCTTTCATTCACCACGGGTTGCAGCATTTGTCTCTTCATTTTTCTTTATATCAATATTCTTATTTGACCCGCTTCCATTTTTTGAAAGCATCGAATATAACAATAAAAGCAATCTAAAACCTTATCATAAATTGGGGTATGAACATGAAAGAATATGATTTGATCGTCATTGGCAGTGGTTCAGGTATGAACTATGTAAGTTTGATAATACAGCAGTATCCTGAAATGAAAATTGCTGTCATAGATAAAGATAAGCCCGGTGGTATATGTTTAACAAGAGGCTGCATTCCTTCCAAAATGCTGCTTTATCCTGCGGAACTTGTCAGGGAGATTGGTAAAGCAAACCGTTTTGGTATCGATGCTGAAATAAAATCAATTGATTTTAAATTTGTAATGGAGCGAATGCGTTCCAGCATAGATAAAGATATTGAAATGATCCACCATGGTCTTTCATCCGATCCAAATTTAGATTATTATGAACACGTTGCAAAATTCGTTGAACCTTATGTACTAGAGATCGGGGAAGAACTGATCACATCAAAAATGATCTTCTTGAGTATAGGATCAAAGCCTATGATCCCTCCTGTGAAAGGTCTTGACGATATTTCCTATCTTACCAGTGACACTGTATTGGAGCTAACAACCCTCCCAAAAAGTCTTGCGATTATTGGTGGGGGCTATATCGCAGCCGAATATGGTCATTTCTTTTCTGCAATGGGATCAAAGGTAACTATCATCGGCCGTAGTCCAAGAATTGTGGACAATGAAGAACCTGAAATAAGCGAACTTGCAAGAAAAAAAATGGCACGATATGTCGATATCATCACTGACCACGAAGTGTCTGAGATCCATCCGTCAGGTAGACAAAAGAAGATAGTTGCAAAAGACAGGAATTCAGAAAATGAAATGGAAATTCTTGTAGATGAGGTTTTAGTAGCTACTGGCAGAAGCCCCAACACTGATATTCTCCACCCTGAAAAAGGAGGTATTGAAACCGATGAAAGGGGTTGGATAAAGGTCAACGATCATTTGGAAACTACCTGTTCTAATGTATGGGCATTTGGAGATGCTAACGGTCAATATCTTTTCAAGCACGTTGGCAACTATGAATCCACTCTTGTATATGAGAACGCGATCCTGAACGAAGGTATCAAAATCGACTACAATGCAGTTCCCTATGCTATATTTTCTTATCCTGAAATTGCAGGTGTGGGCATTGGTGAATCTGCAGCCATTGAACAATACGGTGAGGACAACATCTCCATTGGTTTCCATAGGTTCGAAGACACTGGAAAAGGTATGGCAATGGGCCTTGACAGTTACTTTGTTAAGGTAATTCTGGGGGATTCGGGAAACACTCTTCTGGGAGCACATATAATTGGTCCACAAGCATCAATTCTGATCCATCAATTAATAACGTTGATGAACACTCCTGGAAGCAATGTAGGTCCTGTCGTCAATGGAATGGATATTCATCCTTCTCTAAGTGAAGTGGTGAAAAGAGCATTATACTCGAGGATGTCTGTGGAAGAGTATCACTCAGTATTGAAATCTCTTGAGCTTGAATACTGATCCTCCTTTTCTTTTTTATTACAATGTTCCTATCCATCCCCATCCGAAACTATAGCTGCAGAAAAGCACCAGTGTAAGTGCACCTATTGGAAGTATATTGTTAGCAAATATGATATATTCCAGATCAAGGATGGATGCTCCTTCCCCATTCGTCCATTGAAAAAGATATTACATTCTCCGAGATTTCCATTACAGTTGACATTGAATCAAAGGCAAGGAAAAGGAAGATGAGAGTTCCCCACAAAATATCTGCAGATATTTGATTGAAAATATTCGGTAATTATTCAAGAGAGTTAGTAGAGGATGTTGCGGTATGTAATATGACTGTGACAACATATTGGTAATCAAATTTTACATTTGATAGCATAAGCTTTGCAGTTTGTAAAAAAGGGCAGTTGATCGGAACTACTGAAAAAGCAAAAATGTATATTCGTTCCCGACAAAGATGGGTCGTTGCCTTTATTCACATCCTGAAAAGGCAAGCGGAGGTTCTCTAAATGTCGGCTGCAATGATCGGAATGAGCTTTCTCGTACTTGGTGTCATCCTGCTTCTTGGGAAATGGATAAGGGTTATGTCACCCCCCATCCAAAAACTGTTCATTCCCAGTTCTCTTATCGGTGGATTCCTGGCTTTATTTCTTGGACCTGAGGTCCTGGGTTATTTGATCTCATGGATAGGAGATAGCAGTACGTTCCTATCAGGTGGGATATTTCCAGAAGAGATGCTTGATGCGTGGACCACTCTGCCTGGGCTTTTCATAAACATCATATTTGCAACACTTTTTCTTGGGAAAAAACTACCCGCGATCAAAGACATATGGCTTCTTGCAGGGCCACAAATTGCCCACGGACAGACCATAGCATGGGGTCAGTATGTGTTCGGCATATTGGCTGCAATCCTGATATTGACCCCTTTTTTTGGAATGGACCCAATGGCAGGTGCCCTTCTAGAAATATCATTTGAAGGCGGGCATGGTACTGCAGCTGGTATGAGCGCTACTTTTGAGGAACTTGGCTTTTCAGATGCAACAGACCTGGCACTTGGGCTTGCAACTGTGGGTATTCTCTTTGGTGTTATTCTTGGGATCGTGCTTTTGAACTATGGTGTAAGGTCAGGAAAAACAAGTGTGCTGAAAGACCAATCCCAGTTATCCCTTAGTGAAACCTATCAGAAAGGCATCATTGATTTTGACGCAAGGGAGTCTGCGGGGAAGATAACTACAAGACCCGAATCCATCGAGCCGCTTTCACTTCATTTTGCTTATGTGGGAGTTGCTATTGGGATCGGGTATTTGATCCTTCAGGCACTGATATGGATAGAGGCGATCACTTGGGGCCAGGCAACGGGAATATATCTGCTTGCCCATTTACCTCTTTTTCCTCTGGCAATGATAGGAGGCATCATACTACAGATGTTCCTTGATAAGTTCGACCCGTACTATACTCTGGACAGAGATCTTATGATGAGGATACAGGGTTTATCTCTTGACATTCTGATAACCAGTGCAATAGCCACACTGTCACTAACGGTTATCGGAAACAATCTGATGCCTTTCGTCATACTTGCTACAGTTGGAATTGTATGGAACCTGATAGCGTTCTTATACCTTGGACCAAAAATGATGCCTTCATACTGGTTCGAAAAGAGCATAGGTAATTTTGGACAGTCCATGGGGATGACGGCCAGTGGCCTGTTGTTAATGAGGATAGCCGATCCTGCTTCAAAATCTCCTGCCCTTGAGGGATTTGGTTATAAACAGCTGCTATTTGAACCGATAGTGGGTGGTGGGATATTTACAGCTGCCTCTGTACCCCTGATATTCTATTTTGGCCCGATGCCGATACTTATCATGACATCGGTTATCATGGTATTCTGGGCAGGACTAGGGGTCTTTTACTTTGGCCGAAAATAAATTCGGGAAAGATTTTTTGATAAAATCATTGTAATTGGATAGCATAAGCTTTGCAGTTTATAATAAAGAGCAGTTGATCGGAACTACTGAGAATTGATATACCGTGTCCTATCCAAAGGACAATAAAAAAACTAGGAACCCATTAAGGGCTCATGAGGAAAGAGCGAGAATGGCCTCAGCCAGATCTCCATTCGCACTTTTAAGAGATTCAAGAGCAGCTTCTTCGGACACACCGGTCTGTTCAGCCACAAGTCTAACATCATCTTCAGGGATGACAAGTTCTCTTAGGACCTCTTCAGGAGTGCCGACTACTTGGTAAGTATCTACGCCTTGTGCGTTCATGATACTAACATCTGCATCGTTGAACACAATATCCTTATCTGCGGTTCTAATGATGACCTGTTCAACACCCTCGATCTGATCGATATTGATGCCCATCTGTTTCATCATCTGCTTAACTTTTGCCGGGTTCATGCCCCGACCGCCCATACCTGGAATCATATGATCACCTATTAATTGTTACCGCTTAGGATTACCTTACTACATTAAATGCCTTGTTCTAATATTAGTGGCAGCTACCACCGCAGCTACCGCATCCGGAATTTACTGATGGATTGTCAATGATGAAACCTTTGCCACCATCTGTGTCAATGTAATCTACAGTTGCTTCTTCAAGCTGTTCGCTGATGTCAGGACCTATTACTATCTTGATATCCTTGCTTGTTACTGTAATATCATCTTCCTTTATCTCATCATCAAGTGCCATTCCATACTGGACGCCACTGCATCCCATGCCAGCAACAAATATTCTGAGTGCGTGATCCTTCTTTTCTTCAGTCTCAAGCAGTGCTTTCAATTCTGTTGCAGCAATGTCTGTTATCTCGATCATTCTTTAATCACTCCATTTTGATGTATAAAATCAACAAATGCATTGAACGTTATATATACGTTGTCATACTTAAAAGTTCGCAAAACAACGAACGATCATACAAATTCCACATCATCATCTACCGGTTCGGTAAGGATCTCCTGAGTGTAAGCATTTATCTCCATCGAGTTCCTTGATCCTTTGACTTCCCATATTGGAATATATACAAGATCTATATTGAGTTGAATATCATCCTTTGTAGGCTTGAACATCTTATGTTCGGATATCATGGCCTCCCTGACAACATTGCTAAAGCGTACATCTTTCGTATATTCTTCTATGATCTCGGCCAAAAGGGTACTTTCTGCTTCCTGCTGATCGAACATCTTATTCTTTATTTCGTAATTATCATCTGGTAACGTGATATTTTCATTTATCTGCTGTAGTTCGATCTGTTCCTTGTTCCCATTCAGTGCATTCAGACAACCCTGACCTTGTCCTGATATATCGATTAACTTGTTCTTGAACCGGTGTTCCGCTTTTACCGCATATGTATATCTCCAGTATGGGACAAATTTTAGAACTACATCATTAGGCATTCCTATCTCGGACCTTGCCATTGCAACAGCCCTGTCCTTTAGTAATTTAATTGGTGCAGTGGGAAGATCAAGTGTAAAAGGTTGGCTCTGTTGCTGCCAGGATGTGGTCTGTGACTCCTGCATAATTGTTGACGTAGGTGCTGGTTCCTGTCGAATGAGATCGTTGATTGGTTCTGCTGTTTGCATCTCGGGGGATGTTCTCCATATATTGAATCCAGGCTTATTGGTTGTTGATGTATCAGGTTCAATATTGTTCGAGTTCCCCATTTCGGTGTCTGCATATGAGGAGCTTGCATCAAGTGTCTGAGTTGGAAGCTCTTCAGTCTGGGATGACTCTGCATCATATGCGACAAGTTCCAGATCAGAAGTATTTCCTTCTATATCAGCAAT includes:
- a CDS encoding UbiA family prenyltransferase; this encodes MALTRFGNSLFGTFSVSIAGVLSVELIGNEIDYLIAGTVSIFLFMGSFSINDYFDHKIDIVNNRKDRPIVIGTISRSKALNIATVCFFLAFFTSLFLGVFPSIFIGFNILLAIVYSSHLKKVLLLKNITIAYCFMATILFGTIIVDNRIDQLVGFYMIMAFLVGFAFEIMADISDMIGDMQHNIKTIASFHSPRVAAFVSSFFFISIFLFDPLPFFESIEYNNKSNLKPYHKLGYEHERI
- a CDS encoding dihydrolipoyl dehydrogenase — encoded protein: MKEYDLIVIGSGSGMNYVSLIIQQYPEMKIAVIDKDKPGGICLTRGCIPSKMLLYPAELVREIGKANRFGIDAEIKSIDFKFVMERMRSSIDKDIEMIHHGLSSDPNLDYYEHVAKFVEPYVLEIGEELITSKMIFLSIGSKPMIPPVKGLDDISYLTSDTVLELTTLPKSLAIIGGGYIAAEYGHFFSAMGSKVTIIGRSPRIVDNEEPEISELARKKMARYVDIITDHEVSEIHPSGRQKKIVAKDRNSENEMEILVDEVLVATGRSPNTDILHPEKGGIETDERGWIKVNDHLETTCSNVWAFGDANGQYLFKHVGNYESTLVYENAILNEGIKIDYNAVPYAIFSYPEIAGVGIGESAAIEQYGEDNISIGFHRFEDTGKGMAMGLDSYFVKVILGDSGNTLLGAHIIGPQASILIHQLITLMNTPGSNVGPVVNGMDIHPSLSEVVKRALYSRMSVEEYHSVLKSLELEY
- a CDS encoding sodium/glutamate symporter; this encodes MSAAMIGMSFLVLGVILLLGKWIRVMSPPIQKLFIPSSLIGGFLALFLGPEVLGYLISWIGDSSTFLSGGIFPEEMLDAWTTLPGLFINIIFATLFLGKKLPAIKDIWLLAGPQIAHGQTIAWGQYVFGILAAILILTPFFGMDPMAGALLEISFEGGHGTAAGMSATFEELGFSDATDLALGLATVGILFGVILGIVLLNYGVRSGKTSVLKDQSQLSLSETYQKGIIDFDARESAGKITTRPESIEPLSLHFAYVGVAIGIGYLILQALIWIEAITWGQATGIYLLAHLPLFPLAMIGGIILQMFLDKFDPYYTLDRDLMMRIQGLSLDILITSAIATLSLTVIGNNLMPFVILATVGIVWNLIAFLYLGPKMMPSYWFEKSIGNFGQSMGMTASGLLLMRIADPASKSPALEGFGYKQLLFEPIVGGGIFTAASVPLIFYFGPMPILIMTSVIMVFWAGLGVFYFGRK
- a CDS encoding nascent polypeptide-associated complex protein, which gives rise to MIPGMGGRGMNPAKVKQMMKQMGINIDQIEGVEQVIIRTADKDIVFNDADVSIMNAQGVDTYQVVGTPEEVLRELVIPEDDVRLVAEQTGVSEEAALESLKSANGDLAEAILALSS
- a CDS encoding HesB/IscA family protein, which produces MIEITDIAATELKALLETEEKKDHALRIFVAGMGCSGVQYGMALDDEIKEDDITVTSKDIKIVIGPDISEQLEEATVDYIDTDGGKGFIIDNPSVNSGCGSCGGSCH